The following are encoded in a window of Nitrososphaerota archaeon genomic DNA:
- a CDS encoding Mrp/NBP35 family ATP-binding protein, protein MSRENDNDPRISIINKRLEKINRIIVVLSGKGGVGKSLIATISSLILSKNGKNVGLLDLDIQNPSCHTILGFFNGKPIENKGVIPPIAHGIKFMSIVYYSKEKPLPLRGKEITDTIIEIFTIVKWNSLDYLFIDMPPGIGDEVLDIIKLVKNCEVLIITTPSKLAIETFKKVIEMLKISNVKILGIIENMKKGKEKSVVTLAKKYKVKYLGYIPFDYKIEKNLSNPLKLLKTNFSKKLEKILEKL, encoded by the coding sequence ATGAGTAGAGAAAATGATAATGATCCAAGAATATCAATTATAAATAAACGTTTAGAAAAAATAAATAGAATAATAGTTGTATTAAGTGGAAAAGGTGGAGTTGGAAAATCTTTAATTGCAACAATATCAAGTTTAATCCTTTCTAAAAATGGGAAAAATGTTGGATTATTAGATTTAGATATTCAAAATCCATCATGTCATACAATACTTGGCTTTTTTAATGGAAAACCAATTGAAAATAAAGGAGTTATTCCTCCAATAGCACATGGAATAAAATTCATGTCTATTGTGTATTATTCTAAAGAAAAACCATTACCATTAAGAGGGAAAGAAATAACAGATACGATAATAGAAATATTTACAATAGTTAAATGGAATTCTCTTGATTATTTATTTATTGATATGCCTCCTGGAATTGGTGATGAAGTATTAGATATTATTAAACTTGTTAAAAATTGTGAAGTGCTAATTATAACAACTCCATCTAAGCTTGCTATAGAAACTTTTAAAAAAGTTATAGAAATGCTAAAAATTTCAAATGTAAAAATATTGGGAATAATAGAAAACATGAAAAAAGGAAAAGAAAAGAGTGTTGTAACATTAGCGAAAAAATATAAAGTAAAATATTTAGGATATATACCATTTGATTATAAAATAGAGAAAAATTTATCAAATCCTTTAAAGCTTCTTAAAACAAATTTTTCAAAAAAGTTAGAAAAAATATTAGAAAAATTATAA
- the hypA gene encoding hydrogenase nickel incorporation protein HypA — protein sequence MHEWALAESIISYIIEKANEMNIRKILEVEIKIGELRQIDIEILSLALKTLSENTLLEGAIFNISIEEAILKCRVCEYEWSYKEAKRKIEEQNIEAIHFIPEIIHSFINCPKCNSMDFEIIKGKDVWIEKIK from the coding sequence ATGCATGAATGGGCTTTAGCCGAATCTATTATATCTTATATAATAGAAAAAGCTAATGAAATGAATATTAGAAAAATATTAGAAGTAGAAATTAAAATAGGTGAGCTAAGACAAATAGATATAGAAATACTTTCTCTTGCTTTAAAAACTTTATCTGAAAATACTCTTTTAGAAGGGGCTATTTTTAATATAAGTATTGAAGAAGCAATATTGAAGTGCAGAGTTTGTGAATATGAATGGAGTTATAAAGAAGCAAAAAGAAAGATTGAAGAGCAAAATATTGAGGCAATACATTTTATTCCAGAAATAATTCACTCATTTATTAATTGCCCAAAATGTAATAGCATGGATTTTGAAATAATTAAGGGAAAAGATGTATGGATTGAAAAAATAAAATGA
- the xylB gene encoding xylulokinase, whose protein sequence is MNKDILLGIDIGTTAIRAFAFNTEGKIVGQSKIEINIYHPKPNWAEQNPEELYNATIKAINTLEKNVKKHVKAIGFCGQMHGLCCLDKNGKPLTNLIPWADVRAGEQAKKLEEILGAKEIYKRTGCPPLFVYVAPKILWIKENLPNIFSKCKKFLSAQDYVIFRLFGNHYTNPSIASGSQLLNITSIKWDEKILETIGITEDNLPILIEGDKVFEKLPANVATQLGLEEGIPVALGASDGALSNVGLGAVKNGICAINLGSSGAVRIVSKHPMWDNEKMRFFCYYVASKHWLCGGAVNNCGIILKWYKDNFAEKEKEKAIELGIDVYKILDEQAEKIPAGCNGLMFLPFMSGERFPIRDPYVRGMLFGLSLGHKKGHIIRSIIEGVSFTMKWIADALEEYTKIDLIKIGGGGAKSYLWRQIISDIFEKKVVKTNVEEASALGAAILAGIAIGEYKSMEEATKELVKDEEEHEPILENVKIYKEIFKIFKEAYSSSREYCEKLLKIGIE, encoded by the coding sequence TTGAATAAAGATATTCTGCTTGGAATAGATATTGGAACAACTGCAATTAGAGCATTCGCATTTAATACTGAAGGAAAAATAGTTGGGCAATCAAAAATTGAAATAAATATTTATCATCCTAAACCAAATTGGGCTGAGCAGAATCCAGAAGAACTTTACAATGCCACAATAAAAGCAATAAATACTCTTGAAAAAAATGTGAAAAAGCATGTAAAAGCAATTGGTTTCTGTGGACAAATGCATGGCTTATGTTGTCTTGATAAAAATGGAAAGCCTTTAACCAATCTTATTCCATGGGCTGATGTTAGAGCTGGAGAACAAGCAAAAAAACTTGAAGAAATTTTAGGAGCAAAAGAAATTTATAAAAGAACAGGTTGTCCACCACTTTTTGTTTATGTAGCTCCAAAAATACTTTGGATTAAAGAAAATTTGCCAAATATTTTTTCTAAATGTAAAAAATTTTTATCAGCACAAGATTATGTAATCTTTAGACTATTTGGAAATCATTATACAAATCCTTCTATTGCATCTGGTTCTCAATTGCTTAATATCACTTCTATAAAATGGGATGAAAAAATTTTAGAAACTATTGGAATTACAGAAGATAATCTTCCAATTTTAATTGAAGGTGATAAAGTTTTTGAGAAGCTTCCAGCTAATGTTGCAACACAATTGGGTTTAGAAGAAGGAATACCTGTAGCTCTAGGAGCATCTGATGGTGCATTATCTAATGTTGGACTTGGTGCTGTAAAAAATGGTATTTGTGCAATAAATTTAGGTTCAAGTGGAGCTGTTAGAATTGTATCAAAACATCCAATGTGGGATAATGAAAAAATGAGGTTTTTCTGTTACTATGTTGCTTCAAAACATTGGTTATGTGGTGGAGCAGTAAACAATTGTGGAATTATTTTAAAATGGTATAAAGATAATTTTGCTGAAAAAGAGAAAGAAAAAGCTATAGAATTAGGAATAGATGTTTATAAAATCTTAGATGAACAAGCTGAAAAAATTCCAGCAGGATGTAATGGCCTTATGTTTTTACCTTTTATGTCTGGAGAAAGGTTTCCAATAAGAGACCCTTATGTTAGAGGAATGCTATTTGGTTTAAGTCTTGGACATAAAAAAGGACATATTATAAGATCAATAATTGAAGGAGTATCTTTTACAATGAAATGGATAGCTGATGCTTTAGAAGAATATACTAAAATAGATTTAATTAAAATAGGTGGAGGTGGAGCAAAATCATATCTATGGAGACAAATTATAAGCGATATTTTTGAGAAAAAAGTTGTTAAAACTAATGTTGAAGAAGCATCAGCTTTAGGCGCAGCAATATTAGCAGGAATAGCAATAGGAGAATATAAGAGTATGGAGGAAGCTACAAAAGAATTAGTAAAAGATGAAGAAGAGCATGAACCAATATTGGAAAATGTTAAAATATACAAAGAAATTTTTAAAATTTTCAAAGAAGCTTATAGTAGTTCTAGAGAATATTGTGAAAAGCTTTTAAAGATAGGAATAGAATAA
- a CDS encoding dihydrodipicolinate synthase family protein — protein sequence MIKRLEGVHAYLTTPFDKNDFMKINEEGFRRNISFLKDNNIKIITICGGTGEIWSLSINEHKKLLEIANEEKGNMFLIVGIPPGIKSALEISKYAQDIGVDTLLIFPPIGPITEDGIYEYYKKIINSIDLPIQIFATGSILQCNLSTFRKIIELENVISIKYEEKNLDNLASLMHIIDKEVAWISGIDYGTNTIRYYFELGIKGFTCGIASIIPKLPLELYEAAINKDWKKVHEIEEIIKPIYEFRKKYGWISVIKASLDILGLAGGIPRPPLKPLKENEINELKEILNKYSPYLK from the coding sequence ATGATTAAAAGATTAGAAGGAGTTCATGCATATCTTACTACCCCATTTGATAAAAATGATTTTATGAAAATTAATGAAGAAGGATTTAGGAGGAATATATCTTTCTTAAAAGATAATAACATAAAAATTATAACAATATGTGGAGGAACAGGAGAAATATGGTCTTTATCTATTAATGAACATAAAAAATTATTAGAAATTGCTAATGAAGAAAAAGGGAATATGTTTTTAATTGTAGGTATTCCTCCAGGTATAAAATCAGCTTTAGAAATAAGTAAATATGCTCAAGATATAGGAGTAGATACTTTACTTATTTTCCCGCCTATTGGTCCAATAACTGAAGATGGAATATATGAATATTATAAAAAAATTATTAATTCGATAGATCTTCCTATTCAAATTTTTGCTACTGGAAGTATACTTCAATGCAATCTTTCAACTTTTAGAAAAATAATAGAATTAGAAAATGTTATATCTATTAAATATGAAGAGAAAAATTTAGACAATCTTGCATCATTAATGCATATTATAGATAAAGAAGTAGCGTGGATTTCTGGAATTGATTATGGAACGAATACCATTCGTTATTATTTTGAACTTGGAATAAAAGGATTTACATGTGGTATTGCTAGTATTATACCTAAATTACCATTAGAACTTTATGAAGCAGCAATTAATAAAGATTGGAAAAAAGTTCATGAAATAGAAGAAATAATTAAACCAATTTATGAATTTAGAAAGAAATATGGTTGGATAAGTGTTATAAAAGCTTCTTTGGATATACTTGGATTAGCAGGTGGTATACCACGTCCTCCATTAAAACCATTAAAAGAAAATGAAATAAATGAATTAAAAGAAATACTAAATAAATATAGTCCATATTTAAAATAA
- a CDS encoding carbohydrate ABC transporter permease, with amino-acid sequence MLAGYNLARFYYKGKQIVTYYILFAYIFPTFMLAIPLMVILKQIGLLNTLQGLIFVHLAYTLPYSTLMLRSYFSEIPIELEESALIDGCTRFMSFLRITLPLSAPGLVTSFVFAFTLSWNDLLFALVLLSSTELYTLPLEMNFFLWGGEIVDPVGLSAVAVFTGLVPVILYMVLQKYIIIGLVKGALKR; translated from the coding sequence ATGTTAGCAGGATATAATTTAGCTAGATTTTATTATAAAGGTAAACAAATTGTTACATATTACATTTTATTTGCTTATATATTCCCTACATTTATGCTAGCAATACCATTAATGGTTATTTTAAAACAAATTGGTTTATTAAATACTTTACAAGGATTAATATTTGTACACCTTGCATATACGCTTCCATATTCAACATTAATGTTAAGAAGCTATTTTAGTGAAATTCCTATAGAATTGGAAGAATCAGCACTTATAGATGGATGCACAAGATTTATGTCCTTCTTAAGAATTACTTTGCCATTATCAGCTCCTGGACTTGTAACATCATTTGTATTTGCATTTACTCTTTCTTGGAATGATTTATTATTTGCATTAGTATTATTAAGTAGTACTGAACTTTATACATTACCTCTTGAAATGAATTTCTTTCTATGGGGAGGAGAAATAGTAGATCCTGTTGGTTTATCAGCAGTAGCAGTTTTTACTGGATTAGTTCCAGTAATACTTTATATGGTTCTTCAGAAATATATAATAATAGGTTTAGTAAAAGGAGCATTAAAAAGATAA
- a CDS encoding iron-containing alcohol dehydrogenase, whose protein sequence is MLPIKNFEFRIPQRIIYGIGCYKKIIEVIKEMNSKNILLVTGKKVIETNYVKEIIESIKKMNINIEIFNEIPKEPEMDFVYNGLKIYEEKNCELIIAIGGGSILDTAKGIALLATNGGSLRDYEGLEKIPKPQAPLIAVPTTAGTGSEVTKFTVITDTERKRKMLIGSVNIIPKIAIVDPLLTISCCYNHCYC, encoded by the coding sequence ATGTTGCCTATAAAGAATTTTGAATTTAGAATTCCACAAAGAATCATATATGGAATAGGATGCTATAAAAAAATAATCGAAGTAATTAAGGAAATGAATTCAAAAAATATTTTATTAGTTACTGGAAAAAAAGTTATCGAAACAAATTATGTAAAAGAAATAATAGAATCTATTAAAAAAATGAATATAAACATAGAAATTTTTAATGAAATTCCTAAAGAACCTGAAATGGATTTTGTATATAATGGATTAAAAATATATGAAGAAAAAAATTGTGAATTAATAATTGCAATTGGTGGCGGGAGCATATTAGATACTGCTAAGGGAATAGCTTTACTTGCTACTAATGGCGGTTCTTTAAGAGATTATGAAGGATTAGAAAAAATTCCTAAACCACAAGCTCCATTAATAGCTGTTCCTACAACTGCTGGAACAGGAAGTGAAGTTACAAAATTTACAGTGATTACTGATACTGAAAGAAAAAGAAAAATGCTTATTGGAAGTGTAAATATCATTCCAAAAATTGCTATTGTTGATCCTTTATTAACTATTTCTTGTTGCTATAATCACTGCTATTGTTAG
- a CDS encoding aldo/keto reductase: MIKKKLGSTNLEVSIIGFGGIPISYLSLNEAIEVVKYAFNKGINFFDTARAYGDSEEKIGIALKDVREKCIIATKTHHKTKEEAAKKGLEISLSKLKTDRIDLVQLHGIDDENTLKKAISKNGSLAALKEAKRKGIIDFIGISSHNPEILCKALKTNEFDTVMVPFNLINRDAKRIFPLIKEMNIGLIVMKPFGGPLNERSLEMRKILNGDLYSSAKKALSFILKYEEVSTIIPGFSSKEEVDAAIKTVYF; the protein is encoded by the coding sequence ATGATAAAGAAAAAGTTAGGGTCTACAAATTTAGAAGTTTCAATCATAGGATTCGGTGGAATACCTATATCATATTTATCATTAAATGAAGCTATAGAAGTCGTTAAATATGCATTTAATAAAGGAATAAATTTTTTCGACACTGCAAGAGCATATGGGGATAGTGAAGAAAAAATAGGAATAGCATTAAAAGATGTTAGAGAAAAATGTATTATAGCTACAAAAACTCATCATAAAACAAAAGAAGAAGCTGCAAAGAAAGGATTAGAAATAAGTTTATCAAAATTAAAAACGGATAGAATAGATTTAGTTCAATTGCATGGAATAGATGATGAAAATACTCTTAAAAAAGCTATTTCTAAAAATGGTTCTTTAGCAGCTTTAAAAGAAGCTAAAAGGAAAGGAATAATAGATTTTATAGGAATATCAAGTCATAATCCAGAAATACTTTGCAAAGCATTAAAAACAAACGAATTTGATACGGTAATGGTTCCATTTAATTTAATTAATAGAGACGCTAAGAGAATATTCCCTTTAATAAAAGAAATGAATATAGGATTAATTGTAATGAAGCCTTTTGGAGGGCCTTTAAATGAAAGAAGTTTAGAAATGAGAAAGATATTAAACGGTGATTTATATTCCTCTGCTAAAAAAGCATTATCATTTATTTTAAAATATGAAGAAGTTTCTACAATCATTCCCGGATTTTCATCTAAAGAAGAAGTAGATGCAGCTATAAAAACGGTTTATTTTTAA
- a CDS encoding ABC transporter ATP-binding protein: MSLNKYEMINNSSLLKIINLKKYFYVRTGIFKKKSVKAVDGVSLDIKSGETLGLVGESGSGKTTLGRCILRLIEPDSGKILYNGVDITQLKNMSSFRRKMQIVFQNPTASLNPRMRIGEIISEGIEFYKLCDRNEVVNYVLNLLEMVGLKPEHINRYPHELSDGQKQRVAIARALSVKPEFIILDEPTSALDLSIQAQILNLFKKLKMDFKLTYLFITHNLSIVDFMCDRVAVMYLGKIFEVGSTNKILDNPAHPYTYMLLSSLPSTDPDLRKIKKIVRGEAYIPIGFKGCRFYNRCPYTKEKCLKLEPILNPLDSNDRLVACHFPLV; the protein is encoded by the coding sequence ATGTCACTTAATAAATATGAAATGATTAATAATAGTTCTCTTTTAAAAATCATCAATTTAAAGAAATACTTTTATGTAAGGACTGGTATTTTTAAAAAGAAAAGTGTTAAAGCTGTAGATGGTGTAAGTTTAGATATTAAAAGTGGCGAAACTCTTGGTCTTGTAGGAGAAAGTGGTAGTGGAAAGACTACTTTAGGAAGATGTATACTCAGATTAATTGAGCCAGACTCTGGAAAAATACTTTATAATGGGGTGGATATAACACAATTAAAAAATATGTCAAGCTTTAGGAGGAAAATGCAAATTGTTTTTCAAAATCCTACAGCTTCTCTTAATCCAAGAATGAGAATAGGTGAAATAATTAGCGAAGGAATAGAGTTTTATAAACTTTGTGATAGGAATGAAGTAGTTAATTATGTATTAAATCTATTAGAAATGGTTGGATTAAAACCTGAACACATTAATAGATACCCTCATGAATTAAGTGATGGGCAAAAGCAAAGAGTAGCTATTGCAAGAGCATTATCTGTAAAACCTGAATTCATTATTTTAGATGAACCTACCTCAGCTCTTGATTTATCCATTCAGGCTCAAATATTAAACTTATTTAAAAAATTAAAGATGGATTTTAAATTAACATATTTATTTATAACGCACAATCTTAGCATCGTAGATTTTATGTGTGATAGAGTTGCTGTAATGTATTTAGGGAAAATATTTGAAGTAGGCTCAACTAATAAAATTTTAGATAATCCAGCCCATCCATATACTTATATGCTTTTATCTTCTTTACCAAGTACCGATCCTGACTTAAGAAAAATTAAAAAAATAGTAAGGGGTGAAGCTTATATTCCAATAGGTTTTAAGGGATGCAGATTTTATAATCGTTGTCCTTATACAAAAGAGAAATGTCTTAAACTAGAACCAATTTTAAATCCGTTAGATTCTAATGATAGACTTGTAGCATGTCATTTTCCATTAGTTTAA
- a CDS encoding ABC transporter ATP-binding protein, whose protein sequence is MLELLKISNLKVYFETDEGEVKAVDGIDLEINEGETLGLVGESGCGKSTTGLAIMKLLPKNSKVSGKIMFLNEDLLSKNEEEMNQIRGNKISMIFQNPNTSLNPLMNVGFQIAEVLMFHKNMSKKDAYKEAAKLLEIVGMPEPEKTLRKYPHELSGGMKQRVVIAMALACKPKLVIADEPTTAVDVTIQAQILELMKELQREFNISILLISHDFGVIAEMCDRVAVMYAGKIVEKGSIKQIFKNPKHPYTIGLLKALPKRNVDWLATIPGIVPSLINPPKGCRFSNRCEYAMDKCIENNPELLEIEEGHLVACHLINMK, encoded by the coding sequence ATGCTAGAATTACTTAAAATATCAAATTTAAAAGTTTACTTTGAGACTGATGAAGGGGAAGTAAAAGCAGTTGATGGGATAGATTTAGAAATTAATGAAGGGGAAACTCTTGGTCTTGTAGGAGAAAGCGGATGTGGAAAATCAACTACTGGTTTAGCTATAATGAAACTCCTTCCTAAAAATAGTAAAGTTAGTGGGAAAATAATGTTTCTCAATGAAGATTTACTATCTAAAAATGAAGAAGAAATGAATCAAATAAGAGGAAATAAAATATCAATGATTTTCCAAAATCCTAATACTTCATTAAATCCATTAATGAATGTTGGTTTTCAAATAGCTGAAGTTTTAATGTTTCATAAAAATATGTCTAAAAAAGACGCTTATAAGGAGGCTGCTAAATTACTTGAAATTGTTGGAATGCCAGAACCTGAGAAAACTTTAAGAAAATATCCTCATGAGCTTAGTGGAGGAATGAAGCAAAGAGTTGTAATAGCCATGGCTCTAGCTTGTAAACCTAAACTTGTAATTGCAGATGAGCCTACAACTGCTGTTGATGTTACAATTCAAGCTCAAATACTTGAATTAATGAAAGAGTTACAAAGAGAATTTAATATTTCAATATTATTAATAAGTCATGATTTTGGAGTAATAGCTGAAATGTGTGATAGAGTTGCTGTAATGTATGCAGGAAAAATAGTTGAGAAAGGCTCTATAAAACAAATTTTTAAAAACCCTAAGCATCCATATACGATTGGTTTACTTAAAGCATTGCCTAAACGTAATGTTGATTGGCTTGCAACAATTCCAGGAATAGTACCTAGTTTAATAAATCCTCCTAAAGGATGTAGATTTAGTAATAGGTGTGAATATGCAATGGATAAATGTATTGAAAACAATCCTGAATTATTAGAAATTGAAGAGGGGCATTTAGTTGCATGTCACTTAATAAATATGAAATGA
- a CDS encoding ABC transporter permease → MFKITKLSTKLTDYFFSLRDLWNVLKRKRSSKIGLSIVIFLSLIALFAPIIAPYDPNEQLLGKALLPPSLEHPMGTDHLGRDIFSRVVYGSRISLTVGLLVISIGLLFGVPLGLISGYYGGWKDNLIMRIVDILFALPDFLLALFIVSIIGRGLENAILAVGIFSIPIYARLVRGSVLYIRELEFIEGAKALGLNSFRIIFKHILPNVLPPIIVLSTLQIADAILVASALSFLGLGAQPPTPEWGAMVSTGRHYLRTAPWVSVFPGMAIFLAVIGLNLLGDGLREALDPRLRRLT, encoded by the coding sequence ATGTTTAAAATAACAAAACTCTCTACAAAATTAACAGATTATTTCTTTTCATTAAGAGATCTTTGGAATGTTTTAAAAAGAAAAAGGAGCTCTAAAATAGGTTTATCTATAGTTATTTTCTTATCACTTATTGCTTTATTTGCTCCAATAATTGCTCCTTATGATCCTAATGAACAATTGCTTGGAAAAGCTTTACTCCCCCCATCTTTGGAACATCCTATGGGTACTGATCATCTTGGTAGAGATATTTTTAGTAGAGTAGTTTATGGCTCACGTATATCTCTTACTGTAGGATTATTAGTTATATCTATTGGTTTACTTTTTGGAGTTCCATTAGGATTAATTTCTGGATATTATGGTGGTTGGAAAGACAATTTAATAATGAGAATAGTAGATATTTTATTTGCTCTTCCAGATTTCTTATTAGCACTTTTCATAGTTTCAATAATAGGTAGAGGATTAGAAAATGCTATACTTGCTGTAGGCATATTTTCTATACCAATATATGCAAGGCTTGTGAGAGGTTCTGTGCTTTATATTAGAGAACTTGAATTTATTGAAGGTGCAAAAGCTTTAGGATTAAATAGTTTTAGAATAATTTTTAAGCACATTCTACCTAATGTTTTACCACCAATAATAGTTTTATCAACTTTACAAATTGCAGATGCTATATTAGTAGCTTCAGCTCTTAGCTTTCTTGGGCTTGGTGCTCAACCACCTACTCCTGAATGGGGTGCAATGGTAAGTACTGGAAGACATTATTTAAGAACAGCTCCTTGGGTTTCTGTTTTTCCTGGAATGGCTATATTTTTAGCAGTAATCGGATTAAATTTACTCGGAGATGGTTTAAGAGAAGCTCTTGATCCAAGATTAAGGAGGTTAACTTAA
- a CDS encoding ABC transporter permease, whose product MVLRYFIKRLFYFFPVILTVSFLVFIMIRLIPGDPARTIAGIMASEEDVERIRIQLGLKEPIHIQFIKWISNILKGDLGISIRTNRPVAFEIFSRLPNTIELTIMGLLLAIIIGIPIGIIAAIKRGELSDTLLSIFALSGVSIPVFWMGLILIYIFSLSLGILPVGERGGPLWTIEGLSHIILPSITIAAPSAGVFARITRSSMIEVLEQEYIRTAKAKGLKMNIIIFRHCIRNVLIQLITIIGMQFGYLLGGAIVTETVFAWPGIGRLLVDAIISRDYPLVQGIVLIYSILFVSINLFIDLIYGIIDPRIRYE is encoded by the coding sequence ATGGTTTTAAGATACTTCATTAAACGCCTTTTTTATTTTTTTCCAGTTATTTTAACTGTTAGTTTTTTAGTATTTATAATGATTAGGCTTATTCCAGGAGATCCAGCTAGAACTATAGCTGGAATTATGGCTAGTGAAGAAGATGTTGAAAGAATACGTATTCAACTTGGTTTAAAAGAGCCTATTCATATTCAATTTATTAAATGGATTTCAAATATCCTTAAAGGAGATTTAGGTATTTCAATAAGAACGAATAGACCTGTTGCTTTTGAAATATTTTCACGTTTACCAAATACAATAGAATTAACCATTATGGGTTTATTGCTTGCAATAATTATAGGTATTCCAATAGGAATAATTGCAGCTATTAAAAGGGGAGAATTATCAGACACATTACTCTCAATTTTTGCACTTTCTGGAGTTTCAATTCCAGTTTTTTGGATGGGTTTAATATTAATTTATATTTTCTCTTTAAGTTTAGGAATTTTACCAGTAGGTGAAAGAGGTGGACCATTATGGACAATTGAAGGATTATCTCATATAATACTTCCTTCGATAACTATAGCAGCTCCATCTGCAGGAGTTTTTGCTAGAATAACAAGATCTAGTATGATTGAAGTATTAGAACAAGAATATATTAGAACAGCTAAAGCAAAAGGACTTAAAATGAATATAATAATTTTTAGACATTGTATTAGAAATGTTCTTATTCAATTAATAACAATAATTGGAATGCAATTTGGTTATTTATTAGGTGGAGCTATAGTAACAGAAACAGTTTTTGCTTGGCCAGGTATCGGTAGGCTTTTAGTAGATGCTATAATTTCAAGAGATTATCCACTAGTCCAAGGAATAGTATTAATTTACTCAATATTATTTGTATCAATTAATTTATTTATTGATTTAATTTACGGGATCATAGATCCAAGGATTAGATATGAGTAA